Proteins from one Hyperolius riggenbachi isolate aHypRig1 chromosome 2, aHypRig1.pri, whole genome shotgun sequence genomic window:
- the LOC137545496 gene encoding transmembrane 4 L6 family member 1-like isoform X2 → MCTGKCAKLIGKLLFPLGILSITANLLLYFPNGNILEMEQITDFVWYFHGIVGAGLLVFLPAFMMLGAGGDGCCANRCGMLLSVLLSALGTVGAAYCVVISALGLVKGPLCDKGDGEYVYPFRNDTDEDNYLFDQDRWSICRKPENVVLWNVVLFSILLGLGCIEAVLCLIQVINGVIGVICGTCLRKRKVSSTAVA, encoded by the exons ATGTgcacaggaaaatgtgccaagCTGATCGGGAAGCTCCTCTTTCCATTGGGAATTCTGTCCATCACCGCCAACCTCCTCCTGTACTTCCCAAATGGCAACATTTTAGAGATGGAGCAAATAACGGACTTCGTATGGTACTTCCATGGCATTGTGGGAGCTGGACTATTG GTCTTCCTACCGGCTTTTATGATGCTGGGAGCAGGAGGGGACGGCTGCTGTGCCAACAGATGTGGG ATgctcctgtctgtcctgctgtctGCTCTGGGCACTGTGGGAGCAGCGTACTGCGTGGTGATCTCAGCGCTAGGATTGGTGAAGGGTCCGCTGTGTGACAAGGGAGACGGGGAGTACGTGTACCCCTTCAGGAATGACACAGATGA AGATAACTACCTGTTTGACCAGGACAGGTGGAGCATCTGCAGGAAACCCGAGAACGTTGTGCTGTGGAACGTGGTCCTGTTCTCCATCTTGCTGGGACTGGGATGCATTGAAGCTGTACTGTGCCTCATACAAGTCATCAACGGAGTCATCGGCGTCATCTGCGGCACTTGCTTGAGGAAAAGAAAAGTCAGCAGC ACTGCAGTGGCCTGA
- the LOC137545496 gene encoding transmembrane 4 L6 family member 1-like isoform X1 — MTMCTGKCAKLIGKLLFPLGILSITANLLLYFPNGNILEMEQITDFVWYFHGIVGAGLLVFLPAFMMLGAGGDGCCANRCGMLLSVLLSALGTVGAAYCVVISALGLVKGPLCDKGDGEYVYPFRNDTDEDNYLFDQDRWSICRKPENVVLWNVVLFSILLGLGCIEAVLCLIQVINGVIGVICGTCLRKRKVSSTAVA, encoded by the exons ACAATGTgcacaggaaaatgtgccaagCTGATCGGGAAGCTCCTCTTTCCATTGGGAATTCTGTCCATCACCGCCAACCTCCTCCTGTACTTCCCAAATGGCAACATTTTAGAGATGGAGCAAATAACGGACTTCGTATGGTACTTCCATGGCATTGTGGGAGCTGGACTATTG GTCTTCCTACCGGCTTTTATGATGCTGGGAGCAGGAGGGGACGGCTGCTGTGCCAACAGATGTGGG ATgctcctgtctgtcctgctgtctGCTCTGGGCACTGTGGGAGCAGCGTACTGCGTGGTGATCTCAGCGCTAGGATTGGTGAAGGGTCCGCTGTGTGACAAGGGAGACGGGGAGTACGTGTACCCCTTCAGGAATGACACAGATGA AGATAACTACCTGTTTGACCAGGACAGGTGGAGCATCTGCAGGAAACCCGAGAACGTTGTGCTGTGGAACGTGGTCCTGTTCTCCATCTTGCTGGGACTGGGATGCATTGAAGCTGTACTGTGCCTCATACAAGTCATCAACGGAGTCATCGGCGTCATCTGCGGCACTTGCTTGAGGAAAAGAAAAGTCAGCAGC ACTGCAGTGGCCTGA